In Bacillus cereus ATCC 14579, a single window of DNA contains:
- a CDS encoding alpha/beta hydrolase has translation MNKKKKIQRSVLTFPLLFSLGVSSFPLTTTIHADTREEQSAEKKLVSLTERTSLFFEYLQQGKYAEALQLTSTAFQSKFTATTLQNWWTQSGWSGIKSMGTPVIKERNLVHQTVEIPAATEGTTIPLLLKFTPGGKVDEIGERPPEESYTIPHPSYDQPDSYQEREIVIGNSTYPLPATLTVPKHQRGEKVPVVVLVHGAGIHDRDATYLGTKILRDLAVGLSSNGIAVLRYEKRTLEHALKMSAEPVTLDRDTTDDAIYAAKSAAQQEGIDPNNIFILGHSQGAGTMPRILSKAPSSLVRGSILLAPPAHPLTDIAIDQYQYLGKPQEEIDELKRQAAFIQDPTFNPDHPPAGYNFGSPHFMYDVSRWRPVEEAKSRKEPLLILQGARDYQVTVKNEYTKWQEGLANRRNVQFKKYPKLNHFFTEGDGELSLPSEYEIPANVPEYVIQDIITWVNETKK, from the coding sequence GAATAAAAAAAAGAAAATACAAAGATCAGTACTTACCTTTCCCCTACTCTTTTCTTTAGGCGTTTCATCTTTCCCGCTTACAACAACTATTCACGCAGATACACGCGAAGAACAATCTGCTGAAAAGAAACTAGTCTCTTTAACGGAGCGTACATCATTATTTTTTGAATATCTCCAGCAAGGTAAGTATGCAGAGGCACTACAGTTGACGTCAACTGCTTTTCAATCCAAGTTTACAGCAACCACATTACAAAACTGGTGGACACAAAGTGGCTGGAGCGGGATAAAAAGCATGGGAACCCCCGTGATAAAAGAACGAAACTTGGTCCATCAGACGGTAGAAATTCCAGCAGCTACCGAAGGAACTACCATACCGCTACTCCTTAAATTCACACCTGGCGGGAAAGTAGATGAAATTGGAGAAAGGCCACCCGAAGAATCTTATACCATCCCACATCCTAGCTATGATCAACCTGACTCCTATCAAGAACGTGAAATCGTCATTGGAAATTCTACCTATCCGTTACCAGCGACATTAACAGTTCCGAAGCATCAGCGTGGTGAAAAGGTACCCGTCGTTGTTCTTGTGCATGGTGCTGGCATCCATGATCGCGATGCTACCTATTTGGGAACAAAAATCTTACGAGACCTTGCGGTGGGCCTTTCATCCAACGGAATTGCAGTGTTGCGCTATGAAAAACGTACCTTAGAACATGCATTAAAGATGAGTGCAGAACCCGTTACGTTAGACCGTGATACTACAGATGATGCTATATATGCAGCAAAATCCGCAGCGCAGCAGGAAGGCATTGATCCAAATAATATTTTCATTCTCGGACATAGCCAAGGAGCTGGCACAATGCCGCGTATACTGAGCAAAGCGCCTTCTTCACTTGTTCGAGGAAGTATCTTACTCGCACCACCTGCACACCCTTTGACTGACATTGCCATTGATCAGTATCAATACCTTGGGAAACCACAGGAAGAAATCGATGAACTAAAAAGACAGGCTGCTTTTATTCAGGATCCTACTTTCAATCCTGATCATCCTCCAGCTGGCTACAATTTTGGGTCACCTCATTTTATGTATGATGTTTCTAGGTGGCGTCCAGTTGAAGAGGCAAAATCACGAAAAGAGCCTTTACTCATTCTGCAAGGAGCACGCGATTATCAAGTAACAGTAAAAAATGAATATACAAAATGGCAAGAAGGGCTTGCAAACCGCAGGAATGTTCAGTTCAAAAAATACCCGAAATTGAATCATTTCTTCACGGAGGGTGACGGGGAATTAAGCCTCCCTAGTGAATATGAAATCCCTGCTAATGTTCCCGAGTACGTCATCCAGGACATTATTACATGGGTTAACGAGACAAAAAAATAA